A genomic segment from Salmo trutta chromosome 38, fSalTru1.1, whole genome shotgun sequence encodes:
- the LOC115177866 gene encoding CMRF35-like molecule 1 — protein MNILLIVILLSFMTGCLSFFKVTGYSGGTVIICCHYSTEERSHEKYFCVGKNSWSLSCEDQIRSVLKNTWVHSGNFSLYDNTGENYFKVIIRQLTRQDEGTYWCGVDKPTLPDSYTKVELDVKEDDYCEKSVTETAFLGGEATIRCNYPEDYKDSIKYFCKESNDFKTCVYMISANQTTTKAGRFSASDNRRERFSTVTISNLTEDDTGTYWCGVETSRTEQRYITLITQVKLLVIMKSTNTTTTTTATSDPPRATFISLSSSSSSFLNGSGTSVVIMVSVSLVVLLLVISLIIVYRWKYKATGSVSSTHRVERPLQSDSDAATSTIYATANLPTSHSDSLHHDSVNFHKNPSSPNEARVTITKEGSCSNEATAAIAKGGTSSCDYATVNYGQSPTYSTVNHPHSSSEAPPIYSTGSIPIDT, from the exons ATGAATATCCTGCTGATagtcatcctcctctccttcatgaCAG GTTGTTTGAGCTTCTTCAAAGTGACAGGATACTCTGGAGGAACTGTCATCATCTGCTGTCATTATTCCACAGAAGAAAGAAGTCATGAGAAATATTTCTGCGTGGGGAAGAACAGTTGGAGTTTGAGTTGTGAGGATCAAATCAGATCTGTATTGAAGAACACCTGGGTACACAGTGGTAATTTCTCTCTGTATGACAACACTGGAGAAAACTACTTCAAGGTGATCATCAGACAACTGACCAGACAAGATGAAGGGACCTACTGGTGTGGAGTGGACAAACCTACTCTACCTGACAGTTATACCAAGGTAGagctggatgtgaaggagg ATGACTACTGTGAGAAGTCAGTCACAGAGACGGCCTTTCTGGGAGGAGAAGCTACCATCAGATGTAACTATCCAGAGGACTATAAGGACAGCATCAAGTATTTCTGCAAGGAAAGCAATGACTTCAAGACCTGTGTTTATATGATCTCTGCTAACCAGACAACTACAAAAGCTGGTCGTTTCTCTGCGTCTGACAACAGAAGAGAGAGATTCTCCACAGTGACCATCAGTAACCTGACTGAAGATGATACTGGGACCTACTGGTGTGGAGTAGAAACCAGCAGGACAGAACAACGTTACATTACACTGATCACACAGGTGAAGCTGCTTGTTATAA tgaaatcaaccaacaccaccaccacaacaacagcaacatCAGACCCACCCAGAGCCACCTTCAtctcactatcatcatcatcctcatcattccTCAATGGATCTG gtaccTCAGTGGTCATCATGGTGTCTGTTAGTCTGGTAGTGTTACTGCTGGTGATCAGCCTGATCATAGTCTACAGATGGAAATACAAGGCCACag GATCGGTCTCTTCAACACACAGAGTGGAGCGCCCCCTACAGTCAGACTCAGATGCTGCGACCTCCACCATCTATGCCACCGCCAACTTACCCACAAGCCACTCTGACTCTCTCCACCACGACAGCGTCAACTTTCACAAGAACCCCAGTAGCCCCAACGAAGCCAGAGTCACCATTACTAAAGAGGGCAGCTGCTCCAATGAGGCCACCGCTGCCATTGCTAAAGGGGGCACTTCATCATGTGACTATGCTACTGTGAACTATGGTCAAAGCCCAACCTACTCTACTGTCAATCATCCACACAGCTCCTCTGAGGCTCCTCCCATTTACTCCACAGGCAGCATACCCATAGACACTTGA
- the LOC115177869 gene encoding CMRF35-like molecule 3 → MKILHVFSCCLLSAVVCVLSGVITNRATEGGNAHIQCHYDQGYETNQKYLSKGIYRDRVVVIQTQKHQHPAWTHQGRYSLYDDTERRVFTVTITNLMLEDAGTYWCGADTWGPDQPTEVRITVDRAPVPPNPGPVTSRPLLSTTHPSTNITMTTDSSNSTTDRTNGTVGTTTSPPTDMYRTQGNNSITTTDMTRTQGDVMFSGVGLGIVLLLLGLLLFMFFRQRRDRDTRPAEAQHSTRPLVPDSMTTNQDPDTGTTTNPIYATATNQNPDTACDITTIYATATNTCPDGLYSNVGPTV, encoded by the exons ATGAAGATACTCCATGTTTTCTCCTGCTGTCTCCTCTCAG CGGTGGTCTGTGTGTTGTCAGGGGTGATTACAAACAGAGCAACAGAAGGAGGAAATGCTCACATTCAGTGTCATTATGATCAGGGGTATGAGACAAACCAAAAGTACCTCTCTAAAGGGATATACAGAGACCGTGTTGTTGTCATCCAAACCCAAAAACATCAGCACCCAGCGTGGACTCATCAAGGGAGATACTCTCTGTATGACgacacagagagaagagtctTCACCGTGACCATCACTAACCTGATGCTAGAGGATGCTGGTACATACTGGTGTGGAGCGGATACATGGGGACCTGATCAGCCAACTGAAGTCAGGATCACTGTGGACAGAG CTCCTGTTCCTCCCAACCCTGGCCCAGTCACCTCCAGACCACTCCTCTCCACGACACACCCATCAAcaaacatcaccatgacaactGACTCCTCAAACTCCACTACTG ATAGGACCAATGGAACAGTAGGAACAACAACATCACCACCCACAGACATGtatagaacacaaggtaacaacagcatcaccaccacagacatgactagaacacaag gtgatgtgatgttctctggtgttggTCTGGGTATTGTTCTACTCCTGCTGGGTCTGCTGCTGTTCATGTTCtttagacagaggagagacagagacacgagACCAGCAG AAGCCCAACACTCTACTAGACCTTTGGTGCCTGACTCGATGACAACCAACCAGGATCCAGACACCGGAACCACCACTAACCCCATCTATGCCACAGCAACCAATCAGAATCCAGATACAGCCTGTGACATCACAACCATCTATGCCACGGCAACCAATACTTGTCCAGATGGCCTCTACTCCAACGTTGGTCCGACAGTGTGA